A portion of the Doryrhamphus excisus isolate RoL2022-K1 chromosome 20, RoL_Dexc_1.0, whole genome shotgun sequence genome contains these proteins:
- the LOC131108316 gene encoding DNA damage-inducible transcript 4 protein-like: MSFSCDHSLDGSFPPSPAEDEGSKRLSWGRLLHRLAELKGSNQKLSTQQCNSETGSVADMSLSESESSFLCYPLEETLAADVVATIAQSLHQASHVLGCGTIIIPDPLLHHMGQELVHLAGSEPCGLRGALIDLCVDKGVPGEPCPVDQIAVDASLVPTFHVTLVLRVESGGLWPKVQRLFKSEKTCQLPARRSVRLSSGFRAMKRKLYCSGELLVEECC; encoded by the exons ATGTCGTTCTCTTGCGATCACTCTTTGGATGGGAGCTTCCCTCCTTCCCCGGCGGAGGACGAGGGCTCCAAGCGGCTGTCCTGGGGCAGGCTGCTGCACAGGCTGGCCGAGCTGAAGGGTTCCAACCAGAAGCTTTCCACACAGCAGTGCAACAGTGAAACTG gttCTGTAGCAGACATGTCCCTGTCAGAGTCTGAGAGCAGCTTCCTCTGTTACCCCCTGGAGGAGACCCTGGCTGCAGACGTCGTAGCCACCATTGCACAATCCCTCCACCAGGCGTCCCACGTCCTGGGCTGCGGCACAATCATCATCCCAGACCCTTTGCTGCACCACATGGGTCAAGAACTGGTCCACCTGGCGGGCAGCGAGCCCTGCGGCCTGAGGGGAGCGCTCATAGATCTCTGCGTGGACAAGGGAGTCCCGGGTGAGCCGTGTCCCGTGGATCAAATCGCAGTGGACGCGAGCTTGGTGCCCACTTTCCACGTCACGCTGGTGCTGAGGGTGGAGTCTGGGGGATTGTGGCCGAAGGTGCAGAGGCTCTTTAAATCGGAGAAGACGTGCCAGTTGCCTGCCAGGCGGTCTGTGAGACTGAGCTCCGGTTTCAGGGCCATGAAGAGGAAGTTGTATTGTTCAGGGGAGCTGCTGGTTGAAGAGTGCTGCTGA